Part of the Tidjanibacter massiliensis genome is shown below.
TTTCTGCCGGGCGAAATCAACATGATAATCGGCCGCAGCGGTTCCGGCAAGACGGTGCTCATCAAAAGCATCGCCGGCCTCTTTCCGGTGGACGAAGGCGAGATATACTACGGCGACACGCTCTTCACATCGCTCGATTTCCGCCAGAAGAAGGCCATCCGGCGCGATGTGGGCATGATATTCCAGGGGGGCGCCCTGCTCGACTCTTCCACTGTGGAAGAGAACATCCGCTTTCCGCTTGACATGTTCACCGGCCAGAGCATGGCGGAAAAACGGGAGCGGGTGGCCTTCTGCCTGCACCGTGTGAACCTCGAAGGGGCCGAAAAACTCTATCCCGCCGAATTGAGCGGCGGCATGATAAAACGGGTGGCCATCGCCCGCGCCATCGTGATGAATCCCCGCTACCTGTTCTGCGACGAACCCAATTCCGGGCTCGACCCGGTCACCTCCAACGTAATCGACCGACTGATATACGACATCACCAAGGAGTACGACATCACGACCATCATCAACACCCACGACATGAACTCGGTCATGGAGATTGGCGAGAAAATTGTGTTCATCAACCAGGGGCGCAAGGGATGGGAAGGCACTTCGGCGGATATCCTGCACACG
Proteins encoded:
- a CDS encoding ABC transporter ATP-binding protein, which translates into the protein MIRCEHIYKSFDGKPVLEDISATFLPGEINMIIGRSGSGKTVLIKSIAGLFPVDEGEIYYGDTLFTSLDFRQKKAIRRDVGMIFQGGALLDSSTVEENIRFPLDMFTGQSMAEKRERVAFCLHRVNLEGAEKLYPAELSGGMIKRVAIARAIVMNPRYLFCDEPNSGLDPVTSNVIDRLIYDITKEYDITTIINTHDMNSVMEIGEKIVFINQGRKGWEGTSADILHTDNRALNDFVFASNMAKKVKEAARPQDSDTRNASEN